One genomic window of Cygnus olor isolate bCygOlo1 chromosome 3, bCygOlo1.pri.v2, whole genome shotgun sequence includes the following:
- the PELI1 gene encoding E3 ubiquitin-protein ligase pellino homolog 1 isoform X2, whose protein sequence is MFSPDQENHPSKAPVKYGELIVLGYNGSLPNGDRGRRKSRFALFKRPKANGVKPSTVHIACTPQAAKAISNKDQHSISYTLSRAQTVVVEYTHDSNTDMFQIGRSTESPIDFVVTDTVPGSQSNSDTQSVQSTISRFACRIICERNPPFTARIYAAGFDSSKNIFLGEKAAKWKTSDGQMDGLTTNGVLVMHPRNGFTEDSKPGVWREISVCGNVFSLRETRSAQQRGKMVENETNQLQDGSLIDLCGATLLWRTAEGLSRTPTVKHLEALRQEINAARPQCPVGFNTLAFPSMKRKDVVDEKQPWVYLNCGHVHGYHNWGNKEERDGKDRECPMCRSVGPYVPLWLGCEAGFYVDAGPPTHAFSPCGHVCSEKTTAYWSQIPLPHGTHTFHAACPFCAHQLAGEQGYIRLIFQGPLD, encoded by the exons ATGTTTTCTCCTGATCAAGAAAATCATCCATCAAAAGCACCAGTGAAGTATGGTGAATTGATCGTATTAGG GTACAATGGGTCTCTCCCAAATGGAGatagaggaagaagaaaaagtaggtttgctttatttaaaaggcCCAAGGCAAATGGGGTGAAACCTAGCACTGTGCATATTGCCTGTACACCTCAAGCAGCAAAG gCAATAAGTAATAAGGACCAACACAGCATCTCTTACACTTTGTCTCGGGCCCAGACAGTAGTAGTTGAATATACCCATGACAGCAACACAGATATGTTCCAG ATTGGTCGATCAACAGAGAGTCCTATAGACTTCGTTGTGACAGATACGGTTCCTGGAAGTCAGAGTAATTCAGATACGCAGTCTGTACAGAGCACTATATCAAGGTTTGCCTGCAGAATCATATGTGAACGTAACCCTCCTTTTACTGCGAGAATATATGCTGCAGGATTTGACTCCTCTAAGAACATCTTCCTTGGG GAGAAGGCTGCAAAGTGGAAGACATCAGATGGGCAAATGGATGGACTAACCACAAATGGAGTTCTTGTTATGCATCCCCGTAACGGATTTACAGAGGACTCCAAGCCAGGGGTGTGGAGAGAGATATCTGTGTGTGGGAACGTGTTCAGCCTCCGTGAAACCAGATCGGctcagcagaggggaaaaatg GTTGAAAACGAAACTAACCAACTCCAGGATGGCTCTCTCATCGACCTGTGTGGAGCAACGTTGCTGTGGCGCACTGCGGAGGGGCTTTCACGCACTCCCACTGTCAAGCACCTGGAGGCGCTGAGACAGGAAATAAACGCGGCGAGGCCCCAGTGTCCTGTGGGGTTTAACACCTTGGCATTTCCCAGCATGAAGAGAAAAGATGTTGTAGATGAAAAGCAGCCGTGGGTGTACCTGAACTGTGGCCATGTCCATGGCTATCACAACTGGGGAAACAAAGAGGAGAGAGACGGCAAGGATCGAGAGTGTCCCATGTGCCGCTCTGTCGGCCCCTATGTGCCTCTGTGGCTTGGATGTGAAGCTGGATTTTATGTGGATGCAGGACCTCCAACTCACGCGTTCAGCCCATGTGGACACGTGTGCTCAGAAAAGACAACTGCTTATTGGTCCCAAATTCCTCTTCCTCATGGTACTCACACTTTTCATGCAGCCTGTCCGTTCTGCGCGCATCAGCTGGCTGGTGAGCAAGGTTACATCAGACTCATTTTCCAAGGACCTCTCGACTAA
- the PELI1 gene encoding E3 ubiquitin-protein ligase pellino homolog 1 isoform X1 encodes MYRKSKWKCGYNLAVLGHGNNEKSVPQLLIRDLKFEKKSLAKLMFSPDQENHPSKAPVKYGELIVLGYNGSLPNGDRGRRKSRFALFKRPKANGVKPSTVHIACTPQAAKAISNKDQHSISYTLSRAQTVVVEYTHDSNTDMFQIGRSTESPIDFVVTDTVPGSQSNSDTQSVQSTISRFACRIICERNPPFTARIYAAGFDSSKNIFLGEKAAKWKTSDGQMDGLTTNGVLVMHPRNGFTEDSKPGVWREISVCGNVFSLRETRSAQQRGKMVENETNQLQDGSLIDLCGATLLWRTAEGLSRTPTVKHLEALRQEINAARPQCPVGFNTLAFPSMKRKDVVDEKQPWVYLNCGHVHGYHNWGNKEERDGKDRECPMCRSVGPYVPLWLGCEAGFYVDAGPPTHAFSPCGHVCSEKTTAYWSQIPLPHGTHTFHAACPFCAHQLAGEQGYIRLIFQGPLD; translated from the exons ATGTATCGTAAATCCAAGTGGAAGTGCGGTTACAATCTTGCGGTTCTTGGACACG gaaataatgaaaaaagcgTGCCACAACTCTTGATCAGAGACCTGAAATTTGAGAAGAAGTCATTAGCTAAGCTCATGTTTTCTCCTGATCAAGAAAATCATCCATCAAAAGCACCAGTGAAGTATGGTGAATTGATCGTATTAGG GTACAATGGGTCTCTCCCAAATGGAGatagaggaagaagaaaaagtaggtttgctttatttaaaaggcCCAAGGCAAATGGGGTGAAACCTAGCACTGTGCATATTGCCTGTACACCTCAAGCAGCAAAG gCAATAAGTAATAAGGACCAACACAGCATCTCTTACACTTTGTCTCGGGCCCAGACAGTAGTAGTTGAATATACCCATGACAGCAACACAGATATGTTCCAG ATTGGTCGATCAACAGAGAGTCCTATAGACTTCGTTGTGACAGATACGGTTCCTGGAAGTCAGAGTAATTCAGATACGCAGTCTGTACAGAGCACTATATCAAGGTTTGCCTGCAGAATCATATGTGAACGTAACCCTCCTTTTACTGCGAGAATATATGCTGCAGGATTTGACTCCTCTAAGAACATCTTCCTTGGG GAGAAGGCTGCAAAGTGGAAGACATCAGATGGGCAAATGGATGGACTAACCACAAATGGAGTTCTTGTTATGCATCCCCGTAACGGATTTACAGAGGACTCCAAGCCAGGGGTGTGGAGAGAGATATCTGTGTGTGGGAACGTGTTCAGCCTCCGTGAAACCAGATCGGctcagcagaggggaaaaatg GTTGAAAACGAAACTAACCAACTCCAGGATGGCTCTCTCATCGACCTGTGTGGAGCAACGTTGCTGTGGCGCACTGCGGAGGGGCTTTCACGCACTCCCACTGTCAAGCACCTGGAGGCGCTGAGACAGGAAATAAACGCGGCGAGGCCCCAGTGTCCTGTGGGGTTTAACACCTTGGCATTTCCCAGCATGAAGAGAAAAGATGTTGTAGATGAAAAGCAGCCGTGGGTGTACCTGAACTGTGGCCATGTCCATGGCTATCACAACTGGGGAAACAAAGAGGAGAGAGACGGCAAGGATCGAGAGTGTCCCATGTGCCGCTCTGTCGGCCCCTATGTGCCTCTGTGGCTTGGATGTGAAGCTGGATTTTATGTGGATGCAGGACCTCCAACTCACGCGTTCAGCCCATGTGGACACGTGTGCTCAGAAAAGACAACTGCTTATTGGTCCCAAATTCCTCTTCCTCATGGTACTCACACTTTTCATGCAGCCTGTCCGTTCTGCGCGCATCAGCTGGCTGGTGAGCAAGGTTACATCAGACTCATTTTCCAAGGACCTCTCGACTAA